AGATGGGATTGATGGCAAAGATCTCTGATAGATCGATTTCATCACCTTCTTCGACCACAGGAATGAGTCGGGCCAGGAATTTATGCTGTCCCTTCTCATCATCAGGAGTGTCGAAATCGAATTCCATGGGCAGGTAACCCGACTTGATGATCTTGACCGAGAATCTTCTATTCATGTATTCGTTCTCCTCCAGAAACCATGTATTATCCCCCGTCTCTGGAGAGATAAGCAGGACATCTTCTCCGGTGACCTTGTCATAGAGGTAGATCTCAGCACCTGGGATAGCCCCTCCCGTACGAATGTCGCGGACCATGGAGTGCAGGGATAATCCAGGAGCGTTCGGATCCAATTCCTTGATGACCAGACGCTCATCCGGGTATTCTATCCCTTCTGCATTGACATCGATAGGATCATCGATGGAAAGGTCATCGTCAGGCTGGCGGATCATGAGGTCGTGTTCGTAGTCCCTCTTGTTCTTGTTGGTCTCGAGCATTCCGAGCCCTTTGGAATAGTTGTCCTTGCTGGCCGACATGGAGTACGAGGTGCCTTCTTCTACTTCGAACATGAACTCTCCTTCATCTCCAGTCACCACTTCTCCTACCACTGCACCCTCAGCATTGAAAAGCAACACCTTCACACGGTCCACGACTTCTCCGATCTCATCCATGACCTTTCCTCTGAGAAGTTGGTTGAACTTCATGGGTGGTTCTCTATCGAAAGCATAGATATCATCATCCCCCATTCCACCGATTCGATTGGAAGACACGAATCCTTTATTCCTTTCCTTATTCAGAATGAAGGCAAAATCGTCCTTACTGGAATTGATCGGTGAATTCATATTAGTGGTCCTGTTCAGACCATTATATCGGATATCGTTGTAGAATACATCGAGACCCCCTAGACCTGGATGACCATTTGACGCGAAGAAGAGGATGCTATCAGGGTGGATGTAAGGGAACATCTCATTCCCTTCTGTATTGATCTCATTATTGAGCAACTCAGGCTCGCTCCAACTCCCATCTTCCGTGCGTTGACAGCGGTAGATATCAGTGCCACCGTATCCCCCGGGCATGTCTGAAACGAAGTAGAGTGTATTACCATCAGGCGTCAAACTGCCGTGTCCTGTAGAATATTCCCTGTCATTATATGGGAATGGCTTAGGCTTGGTCCACTGGCCATCCACTAATTCAGACTCGTACATCTCTAGAATGACTTCATCGTTGGAGCTCCGGCCTTTATAGCTGTTCCGAGTGAATATCATTCGTTCTCCAGCCTCATCGAAGGATGCTGGACCCTCGTGGAATTTCTTGTTGAATTTCTTGTGATGAGGAATGGGATTTGACAGCTCGTAATTGGAAGTGTCCAATTGGGCCTTATAGAGATCGAGGAATCCCAGCTGGTTCCAATTCCACTTTCTCACTACCGTCTGAAGTCCGGTCCGAGATGAGGTGAATATGACACCATCTTTATAGAAGGTGGTCCCAAAGTCCTGTTCATCGGAATTGATCTCTAGATTCCTGATAGCAAATCCGTTACTCTCTTTGATAAGGTCTTGGTAGTACTCTGGATCCTTGATGGTCTTCGCTGCTCGACTATCAGAAGATTTCTGCTCATGATATCTGGTCATCCATCTCACGGATTCCGGATATTTCTCTTGAATGGCCAAGACCTGTGAGAAGTTGAACATATCCTCTACACTGCGGTCCTCTTGAGCGATCACTTGGGTATAATACCACTCGGCTTGATCATAATCCTG
This region of Flavobacteriales bacterium genomic DNA includes:
- a CDS encoding OmpA family protein, whose amino-acid sequence is MTICVAGLGQGRKQLLGDKYFSEYSYDRAIRYYEAVDDKDTEVLRNLAISYYKLQDYDQAEWYYTQVIAQEDRSVEDMFNFSQVLAIQEKYPESVRWMTRYHEQKSSDSRAAKTIKDPEYYQDLIKESNGFAIRNLEINSDEQDFGTTFYKDGVIFTSSRTGLQTVVRKWNWNQLGFLDLYKAQLDTSNYELSNPIPHHKKFNKKFHEGPASFDEAGERMIFTRNSYKGRSSNDEVILEMYESELVDGQWTKPKPFPYNDREYSTGHGSLTPDGNTLYFVSDMPGGYGGTDIYRCQRTEDGSWSEPELLNNEINTEGNEMFPYIHPDSILFFASNGHPGLGGLDVFYNDIRYNGLNRTTNMNSPINSSKDDFAFILNKERNKGFVSSNRIGGMGDDDIYAFDREPPMKFNQLLRGKVMDEIGEVVDRVKVLLFNAEGAVVGEVVTGDEGEFMFEVEEGTSYSMSASKDNYSKGLGMLETNKNKRDYEHDLMIRQPDDDLSIDDPIDVNAEGIEYPDERLVIKELDPNAPGLSLHSMVRDIRTGGAIPGAEIYLYDKVTGEDVLLISPETGDNTWFLEENEYMNRRFSVKIIKSGYLPMEFDFDTPDDEKGQHKFLARLIPVVEEGDEIDLSEIFAINPIYFDLDKHNIRPDAAIELDKVVTIMEEYPSMVIELTSHTDCRASMAYNERLSNNRARSTAKYLRERIDDPSRITGEGLGEMDLVNDCECEGRVKSDCSEEEHQLNRRTEFRIVRM